A region of Sphingomonas sp. DNA encodes the following proteins:
- a CDS encoding LL-diaminopimelate aminotransferase, with protein sequence MTDFYRIRRLPPYVFAEVNAMKAAARARGEDIIDLGMGNPDGAPPPHVIEKLAEVARNPRAHGYSASKGIAGLRRAQAGYYRRRFGVDLDPDNEVIVTLGSKEGLANLAQAITAPGDVVLAPNPSYPIHQFGFIIAGAAIRSIPAAPGPDFFDMLERAVRYTVPKPTVLVIGYPSNPTAYVADLPFYEKVVAFAREHGLWVISDLAYAEIYYGDMPTPSILQVEGAKEVAVEFTSMSKTYSMAGWRIGFAVGNPYLVGALGRVKSYLDYGAFTPIQAAAAAALNGPQDIVAANRKLYKGRRDCLVESFGRAGWEIASPEASMFAWTPIPEEWRKEGSMAFAKRLLQEAGVAVSPGVGFGEEGEGYVRIAMVENEQRIRQAARGVKKFLKG encoded by the coding sequence ATGACCGATTTCTACCGCATCCGCCGCCTGCCGCCCTATGTCTTCGCCGAAGTGAACGCGATGAAGGCGGCGGCGCGCGCGCGGGGCGAGGACATCATCGATCTCGGCATGGGCAATCCGGACGGCGCGCCGCCGCCCCATGTGATCGAGAAGCTGGCCGAGGTCGCGCGCAACCCGCGCGCGCACGGCTATTCCGCGTCCAAGGGCATCGCCGGGCTGCGCCGCGCCCAGGCCGGCTATTACCGGCGCCGCTTCGGGGTCGATCTGGATCCCGACAATGAGGTGATCGTCACCCTGGGCTCGAAGGAGGGTCTCGCCAATCTCGCCCAGGCGATCACCGCGCCGGGCGACGTGGTGCTGGCGCCCAATCCCTCCTATCCGATCCACCAGTTCGGCTTCATCATCGCCGGCGCCGCGATCCGCTCCATCCCCGCCGCGCCGGGGCCGGATTTCTTCGACATGCTGGAGCGGGCGGTGCGCTACACGGTGCCCAAGCCCACCGTGCTGGTGATCGGCTATCCCAGCAACCCCACCGCCTATGTCGCCGATCTCCCCTTCTACGAGAAGGTCGTCGCCTTCGCGCGCGAGCACGGCCTGTGGGTCATCTCCGATCTCGCCTACGCCGAAATCTATTATGGCGACATGCCCACCCCCTCGATCCTCCAGGTCGAAGGCGCGAAGGAGGTGGCGGTCGAGTTCACCTCCATGTCCAAGACCTATTCGATGGCCGGCTGGCGGATCGGCTTCGCGGTCGGCAATCCGTACCTGGTCGGCGCGCTCGGCCGGGTGAAATCCTATCTGGATTACGGTGCCTTCACGCCGATCCAGGCCGCCGCCGCCGCCGCGCTCAACGGTCCGCAGGACATCGTCGCGGCGAACCGCAAGCTCTACAAGGGCCGCCGCGATTGCCTGGTCGAAAGCTTCGGACGCGCGGGTTGGGAGATCGCGTCGCCGGAGGCCAGCATGTTCGCCTGGACGCCGATTCCGGAGGAATGGCGCAAGGAGGGCTCGATGGCCTTCGCCAAGCGCCTGCTGCAGGAGGCGGGCGTGGCGGTCAGCCCCGGCGTCGGCTTCGGTGAGGAAGGGGAGGGCTATGTCCGCATCGCCATGGTCGAGAACGAGCAGCGCATCCGCCAGGCGGCGCGCGGCGTGAAGAAGTTCCTGAAAGGCTAG
- a CDS encoding RidA family protein gives MNKREINPTPWLQHFSLNHGIEVSGAQRTLYLSGQTSTDADGATLHPGDLVAQFGKAWSNVKDALAEANMAPTDVVRLNIYTTDVNRFMAEAEAIIPIFAQDGVQTSCTLLGIAGLFEPDLLVELEATAVA, from the coding sequence ATGAACAAGCGCGAGATCAATCCGACGCCGTGGCTTCAGCATTTCAGCCTGAATCACGGCATCGAGGTCAGCGGCGCCCAGCGGACGCTGTATCTTTCCGGCCAGACATCGACCGATGCCGATGGCGCGACGCTCCATCCCGGCGATCTCGTCGCGCAGTTCGGCAAGGCATGGAGCAACGTCAAGGATGCGCTGGCGGAGGCCAATATGGCGCCGACCGACGTGGTCCGGCTCAATATCTACACGACCGACGTGAACAGGTTCATGGCCGAAGCCGAGGCCATCATCCCGATCTTCGCGCAAGACGGCGTCCAGACCTCATGCACATTGCTGGGGATCGCGGGCCTGTTCGAGCCGGACTTGCTGGTGGAGCTGGAAGCCACCGCCGTCGCCTAG
- a CDS encoding carboxylesterase family protein yields the protein MRGIRGLARLLAGLLLAGLGTAAQAEDRPAVTVAEGRLSGTLDGDLRVFRNIPYAAPPVGDRRWRPPEPPARWSGTRDAAAFGPRCVQPPLPPTSIYYSRIEAMSEDCLSLNVWSPADAARAPVIVWIHGGSLRIGGSAEPLYDGAPLARRGVVFVSINYRLGVLGWLAHPELSAESPHGAAGNYGLLDQIAALRWVRDNIAAFGGDPGNVTIMGESAGALSVTHLLASPPAQGLFHKAIAQSTNLRNMPELRRAAYGLPSGEENGTALAREIGATNLADLRAMDAEALTLAAFRARFDARTMMDGWVLPRQLLDAFDAGEYARVPLLTGFTGGEMRAGLIPLPPMPETAQAYEAAVARNYGDLAPAFLALYPASDMRESMLAVLRDAVFAWSSEHLVQRYAAAGVPAYLYLFDRCDPESRARDLCAFHAAELPYLFGQVGPDAVLPDNWPGLDNPEDIALSAAMIDYWVGFARNGVPEVAGQPRWPAYSEEEAYMRLADSPTAERNIYPGMFELHEAVISARRRGDQEWFRNIGVAGHQR from the coding sequence ATGCGTGGGATAAGGGGATTGGCGCGCCTGCTGGCCGGCTTGCTGCTGGCCGGCCTGGGCACCGCCGCACAGGCCGAGGACCGGCCGGCCGTGACGGTGGCCGAGGGCCGGCTCAGCGGTACGCTCGACGGCGACCTTCGCGTCTTCAGGAACATTCCCTATGCCGCGCCGCCGGTCGGCGACCGGCGCTGGCGCCCGCCGGAGCCGCCCGCGCGGTGGAGCGGCACGCGCGACGCCGCCGCCTTCGGCCCGCGCTGCGTCCAGCCGCCGCTGCCGCCGACCAGCATCTATTACAGCCGGATCGAGGCGATGAGCGAGGATTGCCTCTCGCTCAACGTCTGGTCGCCGGCCGACGCGGCGCGCGCGCCGGTGATCGTGTGGATTCACGGCGGTTCGCTCCGCATCGGGGGCAGCGCGGAGCCGCTGTACGACGGCGCCCCGCTCGCGCGGCGCGGGGTCGTTTTCGTCTCGATCAATTATCGGCTCGGTGTGCTCGGCTGGCTCGCGCATCCGGAGCTCAGCGCCGAATCTCCCCACGGCGCGGCCGGCAATTACGGCCTGCTCGACCAGATCGCCGCCTTGCGCTGGGTGCGGGACAATATCGCCGCGTTCGGCGGCGATCCCGGCAATGTCACGATCATGGGGGAATCGGCCGGCGCGCTCAGCGTGACGCATTTGCTGGCCAGCCCGCCGGCGCAGGGCCTGTTTCACAAGGCGATCGCGCAGAGCACCAATTTGCGCAACATGCCGGAATTGCGGCGCGCGGCTTACGGCCTGCCTTCCGGCGAAGAGAACGGGACGGCGCTCGCCCGCGAGATCGGCGCTACGAACCTGGCGGATCTGCGCGCGATGGATGCAGAGGCGCTGACTCTCGCCGCATTCCGGGCGCGCTTCGATGCGCGCACGATGATGGACGGCTGGGTCTTGCCCCGCCAGCTGCTCGACGCGTTCGACGCGGGCGAATATGCGCGGGTGCCGCTGCTCACCGGCTTCACCGGCGGCGAGATGCGCGCCGGCCTCATTCCCTTGCCGCCCATGCCCGAGACCGCACAGGCCTATGAGGCGGCGGTCGCGCGGAACTATGGCGATCTCGCCCCGGCCTTCCTCGCGCTCTATCCCGCGTCCGACATGCGCGAGAGCATGCTCGCGGTGCTGCGCGATGCCGTGTTCGCATGGTCGAGCGAGCATCTGGTCCAAAGATATGCGGCCGCCGGTGTTCCCGCCTATCTCTATCTGTTCGATCGGTGCGATCCGGAATCCCGGGCGCGCGATCTGTGCGCCTTCCACGCCGCCGAACTGCCCTATCTGTTCGGGCAGGTCGGCCCGGACGCGGTCCTGCCGGATAATTGGCCCGGGCTCGACAATCCCGAGGACATCGCCCTGTCGGCGGCGATGATCGATTATTGGGTCGGCTTCGCGCGCAATGGCGTCCCGGAAGTGGCGGGGCAGCCGCGCTGGCCGGCTTATTCGGAAGAGGAGGCCTATATGCGTCTGGCGGACAGTCCCACGGCGGAACGAAACATCTATCCCGGCATGTTCGAATTGCATGAAGCCGTGATCTCCGCGCGCCGCCGCGGGGATCAGGAGTGGTTCCGCAATATCGGCGTGGCGGGGCACCAACGATAA